The Setaria italica strain Yugu1 chromosome IX, Setaria_italica_v2.0, whole genome shotgun sequence genome has a window encoding:
- the LOC101762421 gene encoding LOW QUALITY PROTEIN: pentatricopeptide repeat-containing protein At4g21065 (The sequence of the model RefSeq protein was modified relative to this genomic sequence to represent the inferred CDS: inserted 2 bases in 1 codon): MPCARPNAAAASTFSCAASAPPPFLHRACLAPPTXSAARAAEQHCLRLLERSSTPAAVLQSLAFLVKSGLHSNPLVLTRLFASTASAAPALLEPLVSALLGPSVPIDAFLVNTLIRAHATSPLPSARLRAAAFFPLMLRSAVLPNKFTFPFLLKACAALPGSPGVGLQAHAAVLKFGFATDQYVSNTLIHMYSCFDGGFLGDARNVFDRMTKSSAVTWSAMIGGYVRGGLSSDAVELFREMQASGVRPDEVTVLGVLAAAADLGALELARWVGRFVEREGFGKSVTLCNALIDTLAKCGDVDGAVAVFQGMEERTVVSWTSVIDALAMEGRGKEAVGVFEEMKTTGVPPDDVAFIGVLTACSHAGMVDEGHGYFDSMKMQYGIEPKIEHYGCMVDMFGRAGMVERAMEFVRTMPMKPNQIIWRTLVAACRAHGRLELGESITRNLLNEYPAHEATYVMLSNVYALTQRWKEKSEIRREMSKRGFKKVPGCSVVELDGEVHEFIAGDESHPQWKEIYRMVEEMARELRRIGHIPATSEVLLDLDEEDKEGALQWHSEKLAIAFVLLRTPPGTQVRVVKNLRVCLDCHAAIKCISQVYNREIIVRDRSRFHRFKNGSCSCNDFW; this comes from the exons ATGCCGTGCGCTCGACCaaatgccgccgccgcttccaccTTCTCTTGCGCCGcatctgcgccgccgccgtttctCCACCGCGCCTGCCTCGCACCACCCAC ATccgcggcacgggcggcggaaCAGCACTGCCTCCGCCTTCTAGAGCGCTCCTCAacgccggccgccgtcctccAGTCCCTCGCATTCCTCGTCAAGTCCGGCCTGCACTCCAACCCGCTCGTCCTCACCAGGCTCTTCGCGTCCACCGCCTCCGCGGCGCCCGCGCTGCTCGAGCCCCTCGTCTCCGCGCTCCTCGGCCCTTCCGTCCCGATCGATGCCTTCCTCGTCAACACTCTCATCCGCGCGCACGCCACCTCCCCGCTCCCttccgcccgcctccgcgccgccgccttcttcccGCTCATGCTCCGCAGCGCTGTGTTGCCGAACAAATtcaccttccccttcctcctcaagGCGTGCGCGGCGCTCCCGGGCTCCCCAGGCGTTGGGCTCCAGGCCCACGCCGCCGTTCTCAAGTTCGGGTTCGCCACCGACCAGTACGTCTCCAATACTCTCATACACATGTACTCGTGCTTCGACGGCGGGTTCCTCGGGGACGCGCGGAATGTGTTCGACAGAATGACGAAGTCGAGTGCGGTTACTTGGAGCGCGATGATTGGCGGGTATGTGCGTGGGGGGCTGTCAAGTGATGCAGTTGAGTTGTTTAGGGAGATGCAGGCCAGTGGGGTGCGTCCGGATGAGGTCACAGTGCTTGGCGTTCTGGCTGCAGCTGCAGATTTGGGTGCACTCGAGCTTGCTCGGTGGGTTGGGCGGTTTGTGGAGAGGGAGGGTTTTGGGAAATCTGTGACGCTGTGCAATGCGTTGATTGACACGCTCGCCAAGTGTGGTGATGTGGATGGGGCTGTGGCAGTGTTCCAGGGGATGGAGGAACGGACTGTTGTGTCTTGGACCTCAGTGATTGATGCTCTTGCAATGGAGGGTCGTGGGAAGGAGGCTGTGGGAGTGTTCGAGGAGATGAAGACTACTGGAGTGCCACCTGATGATGTTGCGTTCATCGGTGTGCTCACTGCATGTAGCCATGCTGGAATGGTTGATGAAGGCCATGGCTACTTTGATTCGATGAAGATGCAGTATGGCATTGAGCCTAAGATCGAGCATTATGGTTGCATGGTTGACATGTTTGGTCGTGCTGGCATGGTTGAGCGGGCAATGGAGTTTGTTCGTACGATGCCCATGAAACCAAACCAAATAATATGGCGGACACTTGTTGCTGCCTGCCGTGCTCATGGCAGGCTTGAACTCGGTGAAAGCATCACCAGGAACCTTCTAAATGAGTACCCGGCTCATGAGGCCACCTATGTTATGCTCTCCAATGTCTACGCACTGACACAGAGGTGGAAGGAGAAATCAGAGATTAGGAGAGAGATGAGCAAGAGAGGATTCAAGAAGGTGCCAGGTTGCAGCGTTGTTGAGCTTGATGGGGAGGTTCATGAATTCATAGCTGGAGATGAGTCGCACCCGCAGTGGAAGGAGATATACAGGATGGTCGAGGAGATGGCAAGAGAGCTGAGGCGCATTGGGCACATCCCAGCTACATCAGAGgttctccttgatcttgatgaggaGGATAAGGAGGGTGCGCTTCAGTGGCACAGCGAAAAGCTGGCGATTGCATTTGTGTTGCTGAGGACTCCTCCTGGTACACAGGTCCGGGTGGTTAAGAATCTCCGAGTATGCTTGGATTGTCATGCAGCAATAAAATGCATTTCACAGGTTTATAACCGGGAGATCATAGTGCGTGATCGCAGCCGGTTCCATCGCTTCAAGAATGGCTCCTGCTCATGCAATGATTTCTGGTGA
- the LOC101761730 gene encoding dolichyl-phosphate beta-glucosyltransferase, which yields MVAVAWPLSAVAGLIPASLTLTLLIATLVSILVLGAAAFFFEHIRRIGCMHSLERSAVSDAFFEDPNSLNKVPCPSIFDPPEKYISLIVPAYNEEHRLPEALTETLNYLKRRAAADKSFSYEVLIVDDGSTDRTSKVGFKFVKEHKIDNVRVLLLGRNHGKGEAVRKGMLHSRGELLLMLDADGATKVTDLEKLEAQVHALAQKVNSSPGTSTGSPQKVSDVEIAVFGSRAHLEKQALATRKWYRNFLMKGFHLVVLLTAGPGIRDTQCGFKMFTRAAARKLFTNIRLKRWCFDVELVYLCKHLRIPMVEVSVNWTEIPGSKVRMTSIMHMVFELLLIRVGYGLGIWKIYT from the exons ATGGTGGCCGTCGCCTGGCccctctccgccgtcgccggcctcatCCCGGCCTCCCTCACGCTGACCCTCCTCATCGCCACCCTC GTGTCCATCCTGGtgctgggcgccgccgccttcttcttcgAGCACATCCGCAGGATCGGATGCATGCACTC GCTGGAAAGATCGGCCGTCTCAGACGCCTTCTTCGAGGACCCCAATTCGCTCAACAAG GTTCCCTGCCCGTCGATTTTTGATCCTCCTGAGAAGTACATTTCGTTGATAGTTCCTGCCTACAACGAGGAGCATCGACTCCCCGAGGCTCTTACAGAAACACTCAA CTACCTGAAACGTCGTGCAGCTGCGGACAAGTCGTTTTCTTACGAG GTTTTGATTGTTGATGATGGGAGCACTGACCGAACCTCTAAAGTTGGCTTCAAGTTTGTAAAGGAACACAAGATTGACAATGTTAGAGTTCTTCTACTTGGGAGAAATCATGGGAAGGGTGAAGCAGTCCGAAAG GGGATGCTCCATTCTCGTGGTGAACTATTACTCATGCTTGATGCTGATGGGGCAACAAAAGTGACTGATTTGGAAAAGCTCGAAGCTCAG GTTCATGCATTGGCTCAGAAAGTTAATTCCAGCCCTGGAACATCTACTGGTTCACCTCAGAAAGTATCAGATGTTGAAATTGCTGTCTTTGGCTCACGTGCTCATTTGGAGAAGCAGGCTCTTGCAACA AGGAAGTGGTATCGAAACTTTCTTATGAAAGGTTTCCACTTGGTAGTTTTGTTGACTGCTGGTCCTGGGATCAGAGACACACAG TGTGGGTTTAAGATGTTCACACGAGCTGCTGCAAGGAAACTTTTCACAAATATCAGATTGAAGAG GTGGTGTTTTGATGTTGAGCTTGTATACCTGTGCAAGCACCTCAGGATCCCAATGGTAGAAGTATCTGTTAATTGGACTGAGATACCTGGATCCAAAGTGCGCATGACAAGCATCATGCACATGGTATTTGAGCTCCTGCTGATCAGAGTAGGCTATGGACTGGGCATATGGAAAATATACACATAA